One window from the genome of Pandoraea fibrosis encodes:
- a CDS encoding acetyl/propionyl/methylcrotonyl-CoA carboxylase subunit alpha, with amino-acid sequence MFDKILIANRGEIACRVAATAARLGIRTVAVYSDADAQAKHVAVCDEAVHVGGAAARDSYLRIDAIIDAAKATGAQAIHPGYGFLSENEAFAAACHEAGIVFIGPPVGAIHAMGSKSAAKTLMEGAAVPLVPGYHGDNQDAAFLHARADEIGYPVLLKASAGGGGKGMRVVERSEDFRAALASCQREAASSFGDERVLVEKYLTRPRHIEIQVFADTHGNCVYLFERDCSVQRRHQKVLEEAPAPGMTEARRRSMGEAACNAARAVGYVGAGTVEFIANQDGSFYFMEMNTRLQVEHPVTEMITGLDLVEWQLRVAAGEVLPRKQDELRIHGHALEARIYAENPDNNFLPSTGTLSTLRPPAAVQFEIGNAGSPAAVRIDSGVREGDTISPFYDPMIAKLIVWGQDRDEALARMRRALGQYRVVGVQTNIAFLGRLVASEPFAGADLDTGLIERHRDTLFPAPAPVPATTLALAVAAQLSRETVIGRRKYQDSIDHHSPWQLATGWRLNGDYQRTLSFDHGETRLDVVLTSGPQASTLTVDAQTYPYRYAHDGGVYRVTLGERRVQGHVDFEQQAAHVFADGLSWTLRWHDPLAQAGAQEGGEGRLTAPMPGKVIAVLAKAGTKVEKGAPLLVMEAMKMEHTISAPADGEIEEVLYAVGDQVPEGAQLLAFKR; translated from the coding sequence CCGCCGCGCGTGACAGCTACCTGCGCATCGACGCCATCATCGACGCCGCCAAAGCCACCGGCGCACAAGCCATTCATCCCGGTTACGGCTTCCTGTCGGAAAACGAAGCGTTTGCCGCCGCATGCCATGAAGCCGGCATCGTCTTCATCGGCCCGCCGGTCGGCGCGATTCACGCCATGGGCAGCAAGAGCGCCGCCAAGACCCTCATGGAAGGCGCCGCAGTGCCGCTGGTGCCGGGTTATCACGGCGACAATCAGGACGCCGCGTTCCTGCACGCGCGCGCCGACGAGATCGGCTACCCCGTGTTGCTCAAGGCCAGCGCGGGGGGTGGCGGCAAGGGCATGCGCGTGGTGGAGCGCAGCGAGGATTTCCGCGCCGCGCTGGCGTCGTGCCAGCGCGAAGCGGCGAGCAGCTTCGGCGACGAGCGTGTGCTCGTGGAGAAGTACCTGACACGTCCGCGGCATATTGAAATTCAGGTGTTCGCCGATACGCATGGCAATTGCGTCTATCTGTTCGAGCGCGACTGCTCGGTGCAACGCCGGCACCAGAAAGTGCTGGAAGAGGCGCCCGCGCCAGGCATGACCGAAGCACGCCGCCGCTCGATGGGCGAGGCCGCCTGCAACGCGGCGCGCGCCGTGGGCTATGTCGGCGCCGGTACGGTCGAGTTCATCGCCAATCAGGACGGCTCGTTCTACTTCATGGAAATGAACACGCGCCTGCAAGTCGAGCACCCGGTCACGGAAATGATCACCGGCCTCGATCTGGTGGAGTGGCAATTGCGCGTGGCAGCCGGTGAAGTGCTGCCGCGCAAACAGGACGAATTGCGTATTCACGGCCATGCGCTCGAAGCGCGTATCTACGCCGAGAACCCGGACAACAACTTCCTGCCGTCGACGGGCACGCTGTCCACGCTGCGTCCGCCCGCTGCGGTGCAGTTCGAGATCGGCAATGCGGGCTCGCCGGCCGCCGTGCGCATCGACTCGGGCGTGCGCGAAGGCGACACCATCTCGCCGTTCTACGACCCCATGATCGCCAAGCTGATCGTGTGGGGACAGGACCGCGACGAGGCGCTCGCGCGCATGCGACGTGCGCTGGGTCAGTACCGCGTCGTCGGTGTGCAGACCAACATCGCGTTCCTCGGACGTCTGGTTGCCAGCGAGCCGTTCGCCGGGGCCGATCTCGATACCGGTCTGATCGAACGTCATCGCGACACGCTGTTCCCCGCGCCCGCGCCGGTGCCTGCGACTACACTGGCGCTGGCGGTCGCCGCACAACTCAGCCGCGAGACCGTGATCGGACGCCGCAAGTATCAGGACAGCATCGACCATCACTCGCCGTGGCAACTCGCGACCGGCTGGCGTCTGAACGGCGATTACCAGCGCACGCTGTCGTTCGATCATGGCGAGACGCGTCTGGACGTCGTGCTCACGAGCGGACCGCAAGCCAGCACACTCACTGTCGACGCGCAGACCTATCCGTATCGCTACGCCCACGACGGCGGGGTGTACCGCGTGACGCTCGGCGAGCGGCGTGTGCAGGGTCACGTCGACTTCGAGCAGCAGGCGGCGCACGTCTTCGCCGATGGCCTGTCGTGGACGCTGCGCTGGCACGATCCGCTGGCACAGGCGGGGGCGCAGGAAGGCGGCGAAGGCCGGCTGACGGCGCCGATGCCGGGCAAGGTCATCGCGGTACTCGCGAAGGCCGGCACGAAGGTCGAGAAGGGCGCCCCGCTGCTCGTGATGGAAGCCATGAAGATGGAGCACACCATCAGTGCCCCGGCCGACGGCGAGATCGAAGAAGTGCTGTACGCGGTCGGCGATCAGGTGCCCGAAGGCGCGCAGTTGCTGGCGTTCAAGCGGTAA
- a CDS encoding AraC family transcriptional regulator: protein MSLRNNWPSFKKLPYPVYFRYEAFDAQTAWEPHRHDWGSLHYVASGVMQLEIEGIRFLAPPQYAVWTPPKAAHASFNANAVIYRSVYIDASLADALPSNAATLRISGLLRAILSDFAERGVACPSTDADRRLAQVLIDQLALAPAEPRFLPQARSPSLLRVLDALQREPADNRTLEAWAETVSMTERTLARHCRAELGMTLGQWRQRMRFLRAIEGLEAGRTVKSIAFDLGYATPSAFIEMFTRESGLTPEQFRRQTIMGAAGSDPA, encoded by the coding sequence ATGAGCCTGCGCAACAATTGGCCAAGTTTCAAGAAGCTGCCGTATCCGGTGTATTTCCGGTACGAGGCGTTCGACGCGCAGACGGCGTGGGAGCCGCATCGTCACGACTGGGGCTCGCTCCACTATGTCGCCAGCGGTGTGATGCAACTGGAGATCGAGGGCATCCGGTTTCTGGCGCCGCCGCAATACGCTGTGTGGACACCGCCGAAGGCCGCCCATGCGAGTTTCAACGCGAACGCCGTGATCTATCGGTCGGTGTATATCGACGCGTCGCTCGCCGACGCGCTCCCGTCGAATGCCGCGACCTTGCGCATCAGCGGCCTGCTCCGGGCGATCCTGTCCGATTTTGCCGAGCGAGGGGTGGCGTGTCCGAGCACGGACGCCGACCGGCGTCTGGCGCAGGTGCTCATCGATCAGTTGGCGCTCGCGCCGGCAGAGCCACGATTCCTTCCGCAGGCGCGCTCGCCGTCGCTGCTCCGGGTACTGGACGCCTTGCAGCGGGAGCCCGCCGATAACCGCACGCTCGAAGCGTGGGCAGAGACCGTTTCCATGACGGAGCGCACACTCGCGCGCCATTGCCGCGCGGAATTGGGGATGACGCTGGGCCAGTGGCGGCAACGCATGCGCTTTCTGCGCGCCATCGAAGGACTGGAGGCGGGACGCACGGTCAAGTCGATCGCGTTCGATCTGGGCTACGCCACACCTTCCGCATTCATCGAAATGTTCACGCGCGAATCGGGTCTGACGCCGGAGCAGTTCCGGCGTCAGACGATTATGGGCGCGGCAGGGTCAGATCCGGCGTAA